The region ATGGGCTCGGCGTACTTCACCACGCAGTACCTGCAGTCGGTGCTCGGCAAGAGCTCCCTCGAGGCCGCGCTGTGGAGCCTGCTGCCGGCGGTCCTGGTCGGCATCGCCGCACCGCTCGCCGCCGCCCTGGTCCAGCGGGGTGTGGAGCGCGCCCACGTCGTCGCCGGCGGCTTCGCCACGGCGGCCGGCGGATACGGTCTGCTGGCCCTGGTCGGAACGGACTCGATGTGGCTGGTGCTGGGCGGCGCGGGAGTCCTCGCGGCCGGCATCGTCACCGTGATGTCGCAGATGATGGACCTGGGCCTGAGCACCGCCCCCGTCGACAAGGCGGGCGCGGCCTCCTCCCTGCTGGAGACGGGCGCGGAGTTCGGCGGCGCGCTGGGCATGGCCGTACTGGGCTCGATCGGTACGGCGGTCTACCGCCACGACATCCCGGCTTCGGCGCCCGCCTCGGCCCACGAAACCCTGGGCGGTGCCCTGGCAGTGGCCCACCGGCTCCCGGCGCGCACGGGAGACGCGCTGATCACGGCGGCCAGGGAGGCGTACACCCACGGAATGCAGGCGGCGGCGATCGCGGGGATGGTGCTCGCCCTGGGAGCGGCCGTACTGGCGGCACGGGCTCTGCGCGGGGTGACCGTACGGGAACCGGCCCCGGAGGACTGTCACATCTAGGGCAACGAAAAACGCCGGGTGAGCTGAGAAAACCTCAGCTCACCCGGCGTTCACGTACAAGCGCCGCCCAGGCATCTCAGCCCGTCCGGCGATTGAGGACGAGGCCGTTCAGGCCGAAGCGGGGGCCCGGGGGCGGCAGCCCCCGGGCGACGGTCACCTACACAAGGTTGACCGATCGAGCGGACGTCGCGCCGATCTCCTCGGCCACTTCCGCCAGCACGCCGGGGGCAACCGTGTCGTCGACGGTCAGGACGGCCAGCGCCTCGCCGCCCGCCACCGACCGGGAGACCTGCATCCCGGCGATGTTGATCCCCGCCTCACCGAAGATCCGGCCGACCGTGCCGACGACGCCGGGCCGGTCCGCGTACCGGTACACGACCATGTGGTCGGCGAGCGCGAGGTCGACGTCGTACTCGCCGACCGCGACGATCTTCTGGTGGTGCTTGGGACCGGCCAGCGTGCCGGAGACCGACACCTCCTCGCCGCTGCCGAGCGTGCCACGCACGGTCACGACGTTACGGTGGTCCGCGGACTCCGAGCTGGTCGTCAGCCGTACCTCGACGCCGCGCTCCTGGGCGAACAGCGGCGCGTTGACGTACGAGACGGTCTCGTCGACGACGTCCTCGAACACACCCTTGAGCGCGGAGAGTTCGAGCACCTTGACGTCGTGCTGGGTGATCTCGCCGTACACCTCGACGTCGAGGCGGACCGCGACCTCGCCCGCGAGCGCGGTGAAGATGCGGCCGAGCTTCTCGGCGAGCGGCAGACCCGGCTTGACGTCCTCGGCGATGACCCCGCCCTGGACGTTCACCGCGTCCGGGACCAGCTCACCGGCGAGCGCCAGCCGCACCGAGCGGGCGACGGAGACACCGGCCTTCTCCTGCGCCTCGTCCGTGGAGGCGCCGAGGTGCGGGGTGCAGACGACCTCGTCGAGCTCGAACAGCGGGGAGTCCGTGCAGGGCTCCTTCGAGTACACGTCGAGGCCGGCGCCGGCGACGCGGCCTTCCTTGAGCGCCGAGTACAGCGCCTCCTCGTCGACGATCCCACCGCGCGCGGCGTTCACGATGCGCACCGACGGCTTGACCTTGTGCAGCGCCTCGTCACCGATGAGACCGACCGTCTCGGGGGTCTTGGGCAGGTGCACGGTGATGAAGTCGGAGACTTCCAGCAGCTCGTCGAGGGTGAGGACCTTCACGCCCATCTGCGCGGCTCGCGCGGGCTGGACGTAGGGGTCGTAGGCGACGACCTTCATGCCGAACGCCGACATGCGCTGGGCGACCAGCGCGCCGATCCGGCCGAGGCCGACGACACCGAGGGTCTTCTCGGCCAGCTCGACGCCGGTGTACTTCGAGCGCTTCCACTCGCCGTTCTTCAGCGCGGAGTTGGCCTGCGGGATGTGCCGCGCGGTGGCCAGCAGCAGACCGCAGGCCAGCTCGGCGGCGGTGACGATGTTCGAGGTCGGGGCGTTGACGACCATCACGCCGGCCTTGGTGGCGGCGGCGACGTCCACGTTGTCCAGGCCGACGCCGGCTCGTGCGACGACCTTCAGTTTGCGGGCGGCGGCGACCGCCTCCGCGTCGACCTTGGTGGCCGAGCGGATCAGGATCGCGTCGACGTCGGCGATGGCCGGGAGCAGTTCGGCTCGGTCCGCTCCGTTGCAGTGCCGGATCTCGAAGTCCGGGCCGAGCGCGTCGACGGTCGCGGGCGACAGCTCTTCAGCGATGAGTACGACAGGTTTCGAGCTCACGTGTGTCCTCACTCAGTCCTATGCGGACGGCCGTCCCGACGGCCGCAGGCGGTGGAGGGTGCTACCGCGTGGAAGACGCACGACGCTGTGGGCCTGACGCGAAGGTAGTACGGCAGTGTAGTGGCGCGGCGAGGGCGTCCTCACGCCAGTGCGGAAGGATCACCCACACGTGCGGAACCCCGGGCAGACAGCCGGGCCGTGACACCGGTCGACACCGGAGTCACGGCCCGACCGACGGCGTCACGCCTCGTCGTTCACCCAGGACATGAGCTTGCGCAGCTCCTTGCCCGTGGTCTCCAGGAGGCTCTGCTCGTCCTGTGATTTGTACTCGTTGTACTTCTTCAGACCGCCGTGGTACTCGGCCATCCACTCACGCGCGAAGGTGCCGTCCTGGATCTCGGCGAGGACCTTCTTCATCTCGGCCTTGGTGGCGTCCGTGATGATCCGCGGGCCGGTGACGTAGTCGCCCCACTCGGCGGTCTCGGAGACCGACCAGCGCATCTTCTCCAGGCCGCCCTCGTACATGAGGTCGACGATCAGCTTCAGCTCGTGCAGGCACTCGAAGTACGCGATCTCGGGCTGGTAGCCGGCCTCGGTCAGCGTCTCGAAACCGGCCTTGACCAGCGCGGCCGTACCACCGCAGAGAACGGCCTGCTCACCGAACAGGTCGGTCTCGGTCTCCTCGGTGAACGTCGTCTTGATGACGCCGGCGCGGGTGCCACCGATGCCCTTGGCGTACGAGAGGGCCAGCGCGAAGGCGTTACCGGTCGCGTCCTGCTCGACGGCCGCGATACACGGAACGCCGCGGCCCTCCTCGTACTGGCGGCGGACGAGGTGGCCCGGGCCCTTGGGGGCGACCATGCAGACGTCGATGCCGGCCGGGGGCTTGATGAAGTCGAAGCGGATGTTCAGGCCGTGGCCGAAGAACAGCGCGTCGCCCTCGCTCAGGTTGTCCTTGATGGACTCCTCGTAGACCTGGGCCTGCAGCGGGTCCGGGACGAGGATCATGATGACGTCGGCCTCGGCGGCGGCCTCGGCGGGGGTCACCACACGCAGGCCCTGCTCCTCGGCCTTCGCCTTCGACTTGGAGCCCTCGTGCAGACCGACGCGGACGTCGACACCCGAGTCGCGGAGCGACAGCGCGTGGGCATGGCCCTGGCTGCCGTAACCGATGACCGCGACCTTGCGGCCCTGGATGATGGACAGGTCGGCGTCGGCGTCGTAGAACAGCTCGGCCACTTTGGGTTCTCTCCTTGGGTGCAGGTGTTGCGTCCCACCGTATGACGGCGGGCGGCAGTGAGGTTTCGGGGTCTCGGTATACGGGCGGCCGGTATCACCCGACCGCCCGAATCCGTGGTTACGCCGACCGGTCGAGGGCCCGCAGCGACCGGTCCGTGATCGAGCGCGCGCCGCGCCCGATCGCGATCGTGCCGGACTGCACCAGTTCCTTGATGCCGTACGGCTCCAGCATCTTGAGCATGGCGGACAGCTTGTCGCTGCTGCCGGTGGCCTCGATGGTGACGGCCTCCGGGGAGACGTCGACCGTCTTGGCGCGGAACAGCTGGACGATCTCGACGATCTGGGAGCGCGTCTCGTTGTCCGCGCGCACCTTCACCAGAACGAGTTCACGCTGAACGGCCGAGCCGGATTCCAGTTCGACGATCTTCAGCACGTTGACGAGCTTGTTGAGCTGCTTGGTGACCTGTTCGAGGGGCAGCGCGTCGACCACGTTCACCACGATGGTGATGCGGGAGATCTCGGGGTGCTCGGTGACGCCGACGGCGAGCGAGTCGATGTTGAAGCCGCGCCGGGAGAACAGAGCCGTGATCCGGGCGAGGACACCGGGCTTGTTCTCGACGAGGACGGAGAGGGTGTGCTTGGACATGTCTCTGGGGTCTCTCTCGCTCAGTCGTCTTCGTTGTCGCCGAAGTCGGGGCGGACGTCCCGGGCGGCCAGGATCTCGTCGTTGGAGGTGCCGGCGGCGACCATCGGCCACACCATCGCGTCCTCGTGGACGATGAAGTCGATCACGACGGGGCGGTCGTTGACCGAGTTCGCCTCCTCGATGACCTTGTCGAGGTCGTCCGGGGACTCGCAGCGGATCGCGTAGCAGCCCATCGCCTCGGACAGCTTGACGAAGTCCGGGACGCGGGTGCCCTTGGCGTCCGGATTGACGTCGTTCGGCCCGGAGTGCAGGACGGTGTTGGAGTAGCGCTGGTTGTAGAACAGGGTCTGCCACTGGCGGACCATCCCGAGGGCGCCGTTGTTGATGATGGCGACCTTGATCGGGATGTTGTTGAGCGCGCAGGTGGTGAGTTCCTGGTTGGTCATCTGGAAGCAGCCGTCGCCGTCGATCGCCCAGACCGTACGGTCCGGGGCGCCGGCCTTGGCGCCCATCGCAGCCGGGACCGCGTACCCCATCGTCCCGGCGCCGCCGGAGTTCAGCCAGGTCGCGGGCTTCTCGTACTGGATGTAGTGCGCGGCCCACATCTGGTGCTGGCCGACGCCCGCCGCGAAGATCGTGTCCTCGGGGGCGAGCTGTCCGATGCGTTCGATGACGCGCTGCGGGGAGAGCGAGCCGTTGTCGGGCTGCTCGTAACCCAGCGGGTAGGTCTCGCGCCAGCGGTTGAGGTCCTTCCACCAGGCGGTGTAGTCGCCGGTCTGGCCCTCGCTGTGCTCCTTCTGCACCGCCTGGACCAGGTCGGCGATGACCTCGCGGGCGTCCCCGACGATCGGGACGTCGGCGGCGCGGTTCTTGCCGATCTCCGCCGGGTCGATGTCGGCGTGGACGATCTTGGCGTGCGGGGCGAAGCTGGACAGCTTGCCGGTGACGCGGTCGTCGAAGCGGGCTCCGAGGGCGACGATCAGGTCGGCCTTCTGCAGCGCGGTGACGGCGGTGACCGCACCGTGCATGCCCGGCATTCCCACGTGCAGCGGGTGGCTGTCGGGGAATGCGCCGAGCGCCATCAGGGTGGTGGTGACGGGCGCTCCGGTGAGCTCGGCGAGAACCTTGAGCTCGGCGGTGGCGTGTGCCTTGAGGACACCGCCGCCGACGTACAGGACGGGCCGCCTGGCGGCGGTGATCAGCTTGGCGGCCTCGCGGATCTGCTTGGCGTGCGGCTTGGTCACCGGGCGGTAGCCGGGCAGGTCGTGCGCCGGCGGCCAGGAGAACGTCGTCTGCGCCTGCAGCACGTCCTTCGGGATGTCCACGAGGACGGGTCCCGGCCGGCCGGTCGAGGCGATGTGGAACGCCTCGGCGATCGCCTTCGGGATGTCCTCCGCCTTGGTGACGAGGAAGCTGTGCTTGGTGATCGGCATGGTGATGCCGACGATGTCCGCCTCCTGGAAGGCGTCCGTGCCGATCGCCTTGGAGTTGACCTGACCGGTGATCGCGACCAGCGGCACGGAGTCCATCATCGCGTCCGCGATCGGCGTGACCAGGTTGGTGGCCCCCGGGCCCGAAGTGGCCATGCACACGCCCACCTTGCCGGTGGCCTGCGCGTAACCGGTGGCCGCGTGACCGGCGCCCTGCTCGTGCCGGACGAGCACGTGCCGCACCCGCGTGGAGTCCATCAGCGGGTCGTAGGCGGGAAGGATCGTGCCGCCGGGAATGCCGAATACCGTCTCGGCCCCGACCTCCTCAAGCGAGCGGATGAGGGACTTCGCACCCGTGACGTACTCGGGGGCGGACTGCTGTCCTCCGGAACGGGGCCGCGGCTGCGGGTGACTGGCCCCGGTGGCCTGCTCGGTCATCGGCATTCTCTTCTCGATGCTGAGGGTTTTTGCGAGTTTTGTACGGTCTGCGTTGCTGTCCGACCGGTGCCGGTGCAACAAAAAACCCCTCGTGCCGTGAGGCAAGCGAGGGGAGCGCGCCGGGTGCGGTCGCTGGAAGTTCCGGGTCTGTCCGAAACCTTCACCAGCGTCAGCCGACGCGCTTTCCAAGTACGAGAATTCGGGTGCGCATAGGGTCGACCCTCCCCCCGGCACGCACCGACTGTCAAGTGGGTGGGACGGGAGTCTCATTATGTGAACGGAGGGCTGTTCCGCCTCCGAAAACAGCGGGCACACCTGTACTTGTGTACACCCCGGAACCGCCGCCCGCGAACGCGGGCTCGGCCGGTCCGTGCGGCACCGGATAGCGGCCGGTGGACAGGGCCCGGCGCAGCCGGTACTCGTCCAGCGGCCCGGAGAAGGCCATGCCCTGGCCGTGCGTGCAGCCCATCGCGCGCAGGGCGACCACCTGCTCCGGCAGGTCCACCCCGTCGGCCACGGACGGCAGCCCGAGGTCGGTGGCGATTCTGAGCAGTCCACTGGTGATCTTGCGCAGCTTCGTGGACTCGACGACACCCTCGACCAGACCGCGGTCGAGTTTCAGTACGTCGACGGGGAGCCGGCGCAGCGCTGTGATCGGCGCGTAGCCGCTGCCGAAGCCGTCCAGCGCGATCCGTACGCCGAGCAGCCTGAAGGCGTTCAGCCGGCGCTCCAGCTCGTCCAGGGAGACCCGGGGGTCGGTGTCCGTCAGCTCGATCTCCAGGGCGCCCGTGGGGAGCCCGTGGCGGGTCAGCAGGGTCTCGATCGATCCCAGGGGCAGGGAGCGGTCGAGGAGCCGCCGGGCGCTCATCCGGACGGCGACGGGCACGGCGAGCCCGGTCGCGGCGCGTTCGGCGGCCTGTTCGACGGCCTCCTCCAGCGTCCAGCGGTCCAGCTCGGCGGTCTTGTCGCTGTCCCCGGTGACGCGCAGGAACTCGGCGGGCGTGAAGAGGACGCCCTGGGAGGAGCGCCAGCGCGCCTGGGCGGAGACCGAGGTGATCCGGCCGCTCTCCAGCGCCACCACGGGCTGGTGCAGCAGCGCGAACTCGCCGTCGTGCAGGGCGGCACGCAGGCGCGTGGCCAGCTCCGCCTTCCGTACGACGTCCTGCTGCATCTGGGGCGCGTACAGCTCTACGCGGCCCTTGCCGGAGGCCTTGGCGCGGTACATCGCCAGGTCGGCGTTGCGCAGCAGCTCGCCCGCGCCGAGGCCGGGTTCGGCGAAGGCGACGCCGATGGAGGCGTTGACCCGGACATCGTTGCCGCCGATGTCGTAGGGCTGCGAGAGGGTGAGCCGCAGCCTGTTGGCCAGTTCCCCTATCTGGCGTTCGCGTGCGGCACGGTCCCGGGTGCCGTCTCCGACGATCAGGGCGGCGAACTCGTCACCGCCGAGGCGGGAGGCGGTGTCCCCGTAGCGGACCGCGTCGTGGAGCCTGCGGGCGGCCTGGACGAGCAGTTCGTCCCCGGCCTGGTGCCCGATGGTGTCGTTGACGGCCTTGAAGCCGTCGAGGTCGATGAAGAGGACGGCCGTGCCGCGGTCGGTGGAGCGGCGGCCGGACAGGGCCTGCTGCACGCGCTGGGTGAAGAGGGCGCGGTTGGGCAGGTCGGTGAGGGGGTCGTGTTCGGCGTTGTGCTGCAACTGGGCCTGGAGGCGCACCCGTTCGGTGACGTCCCGGCTGTTGAAGATGAGGCCGCCGTGGTGCCGGTTGACGGTGGACTCGACGTTCAGCCAGCCTCCGTCGCCGGACTTGAAGCGGCACTCGATGCGGGTGGTGGGTTCCTCGCCGGGGCTGGCCGCGAGGAAGCGGCGGACTTCGTGCACCACACAGCCCAGGTCCTCCGGGTGGATGAGATGGGCCAGCTCGGTGCCGACGAGGTCCTCCGCGGACCGTCCGTAGACCCCGGCGGCGGCCGGGCTGACGTACCGGAGCATCCCGCTCGGAGCGGCGATCATGATGACGTCGCTGGAGCCCTGCACCAGGGAGCGGAAGTGGTTCTCCTTCTGGGCCAGTTCCTGGGTGAGGGTGATGTTGTCGAGCAGCATGATGCCCTGGCGCACGACGAGCGCGAGAACGACGCCACCCGCGGTGATGAGCACCACGCGGTCGGGGCTGCGGCCGTTGAGCACGTTGTAGAGGACGCCCAGCGTGCACACGGCGGCGGCCAGATACGGCGTGAGCGCGGCCAGCGAGCCGGTGATGGGCCGGGTGGCCGGATACCGGCTGTGATCGCCTCCCGGTGCGGGCGGCTGCCCCTGCCCGGGTACGGTGGCCCGGCCCTGGCGGGGTACGGGCCGGGGTCCCCCGGGCCCGCCCGGGTGCTGCCGCCCGGGGCGGTGTTCGTGCACCACGCGCGTGTGCCCGTCGGATCCGCCCGGGCCGCCGGGGCCGGACCGGACCCAGGGCGCGTACGCCAGGAGCAGCGAGCCCGCGAACCAGCCGGCGTCGAGCAACTGGCCCGAGTGGTAGTTGCTGTGCATCAGGGGCGAGGTGAACAGGGCGTCGCAGCCCACGGTCAGGGCGAGCGCGCCGATGGCGGTGTTCGCGGCGGAGCGGTTCACCGTGGAGCGCCGGAAGTGCAGCGAGAGCACCATGCTCACGAGGGCGATGTCGAGCAGCGGATAGGCGAGCGACAGCGCGGCGTGCGCGACGCTCGGCCCGTCGAACTTCGCCGCCTGGGCGAGGGCCAGGCTCCACGACAGGGTGAGCAGCGAGCCGCCGATCAGCCAGGCGTCGAGAACCATGCAGACCCAGCCGGCCTTCGTCGCCGGTCGCTTGGCGAGGACCATGAGTCCCACGATGGCGGGCGGGGCGAAGCACAGGAAGAACAGGTCGGCCAAGCTGGGGCTGGGCACATCCTGGTCGAGCACGATCTCGTACCAGCCCCAGACGAGGTTGCCCAGGGACGCCATGGCGGACGACAGCGCGAACAACAGCCACGCCAGTCGAAAGCGGATACGGCGGCGGGCGTAGACGAAACAGGACACGGCCGCGATGGCCGCGGCGGCGCTCAGCCCGAAGTCGCCCATGATGAGGGCGAGTCGGGGAGAGCCCCAGCCGAGCGCGGAGCCGACGGCGTATCCCGCGCAGACCAGGGCCAGTACGAGCTGCGCGACCATGCTCGTCCCTTCGCCGGAGACCGGCCGGCGGGCCAGCAGTGCCCCGGGGGAACTCACCGGACACTCCGGATCCGCGGCGCGCCGGTGTCCCGCGCGTCCCACTGTCCCGGGTGCGTGCGGGCTGCCGGGGGCGCGGTGTGCGCATGCCTCCGGCGACCGCTGTGCCGGCGGTGCTGATGTTGGCTGCCGTGGCCGCGTCTGCACGCGGCCGTGCGCCAGGGTCGCTGTCGGCGGCCCCGCCGCGTCGGATCGTTCGTCCATAGACCGTGCATCGCCCGTCGCCCCCCTCACAGTCTGAAATGTCCGTCCCCGGCGCCGAACGGTTCGCGGCGCAGCCCCTGTCGGGACGATACACCAGTCTCGTCACTCAGGGACATAGTTCCTCTACTCTCCGTGACGGCTCACGGCGGCAACGACACACCCCGCATACGGGGGAATGCGGAGGGTGCCCGAACCGGACTACGCGTCGACCGCTCCCGTCGTAAGGATCACGTTGCGCAGCGGCTCCTGGTTCATGAAACGACTCAGCTGGGCCACCAGCAGCCTCTCGGCGCGTGGCCGGAACGCGGAGGTCGGGCCGCCGACATGCGGGCTGATGAGCACGCCGGGCGCCTGCCACAAGGGGTGTCCCGGAGGCAGCGGCTCCGGATCGGTGACGTCGAGGGCGGCCGTGAGGCGCCCGGACTCCAGCTCGGCGAGAAGCGCCGTGGTGTCGACGACGGGCCCGCGAGCGACGTTCACGAGCAGCGCGCCGTCCTTCATCCGCGCCAGGAACTCGGCGTCCACCAGGCCTCTTGTCTGATCGGTGAGGGGCGTGGCGAGGATCACGATGTCGGCCTCGGGCAGGAGGGCGGGCAGTTCGGTGAGCGGATGCACCGGTCCGCGCGCCGTGGTGCGCTCAGAGCGCGCGACGCGCGCCACCCGCGTGAGCTCGAAGGGCGCGAGCCGGTCCTCGATGGCGGCGCCGATCGCGCCGTAGCCGAC is a window of Streptomyces sp. B21-083 DNA encoding:
- the serA gene encoding phosphoglycerate dehydrogenase, giving the protein MSSKPVVLIAEELSPATVDALGPDFEIRHCNGADRAELLPAIADVDAILIRSATKVDAEAVAAARKLKVVARAGVGLDNVDVAAATKAGVMVVNAPTSNIVTAAELACGLLLATARHIPQANSALKNGEWKRSKYTGVELAEKTLGVVGLGRIGALVAQRMSAFGMKVVAYDPYVQPARAAQMGVKVLTLDELLEVSDFITVHLPKTPETVGLIGDEALHKVKPSVRIVNAARGGIVDEEALYSALKEGRVAGAGLDVYSKEPCTDSPLFELDEVVCTPHLGASTDEAQEKAGVSVARSVRLALAGELVPDAVNVQGGVIAEDVKPGLPLAEKLGRIFTALAGEVAVRLDVEVYGEITQHDVKVLELSALKGVFEDVVDETVSYVNAPLFAQERGVEVRLTTSSESADHRNVVTVRGTLGSGEEVSVSGTLAGPKHHQKIVAVGEYDVDLALADHMVVYRYADRPGVVGTVGRIFGEAGINIAGMQVSRSVAGGEALAVLTVDDTVAPGVLAEVAEEIGATSARSVNLV
- the ilvC gene encoding ketol-acid reductoisomerase; protein product: MAELFYDADADLSIIQGRKVAVIGYGSQGHAHALSLRDSGVDVRVGLHEGSKSKAKAEEQGLRVVTPAEAAAEADVIMILVPDPLQAQVYEESIKDNLSEGDALFFGHGLNIRFDFIKPPAGIDVCMVAPKGPGHLVRRQYEEGRGVPCIAAVEQDATGNAFALALSYAKGIGGTRAGVIKTTFTEETETDLFGEQAVLCGGTAALVKAGFETLTEAGYQPEIAYFECLHELKLIVDLMYEGGLEKMRWSVSETAEWGDYVTGPRIITDATKAEMKKVLAEIQDGTFAREWMAEYHGGLKKYNEYKSQDEQSLLETTGKELRKLMSWVNDEA
- the ilvN gene encoding acetolactate synthase small subunit → MSKHTLSVLVENKPGVLARITALFSRRGFNIDSLAVGVTEHPEISRITIVVNVVDALPLEQVTKQLNKLVNVLKIVELESGSAVQRELVLVKVRADNETRSQIVEIVQLFRAKTVDVSPEAVTIEATGSSDKLSAMLKMLEPYGIKELVQSGTIAIGRGARSITDRSLRALDRSA
- a CDS encoding acetolactate synthase large subunit → MTEQATGASHPQPRPRSGGQQSAPEYVTGAKSLIRSLEEVGAETVFGIPGGTILPAYDPLMDSTRVRHVLVRHEQGAGHAATGYAQATGKVGVCMATSGPGATNLVTPIADAMMDSVPLVAITGQVNSKAIGTDAFQEADIVGITMPITKHSFLVTKAEDIPKAIAEAFHIASTGRPGPVLVDIPKDVLQAQTTFSWPPAHDLPGYRPVTKPHAKQIREAAKLITAARRPVLYVGGGVLKAHATAELKVLAELTGAPVTTTLMALGAFPDSHPLHVGMPGMHGAVTAVTALQKADLIVALGARFDDRVTGKLSSFAPHAKIVHADIDPAEIGKNRAADVPIVGDAREVIADLVQAVQKEHSEGQTGDYTAWWKDLNRWRETYPLGYEQPDNGSLSPQRVIERIGQLAPEDTIFAAGVGQHQMWAAHYIQYEKPATWLNSGGAGTMGYAVPAAMGAKAGAPDRTVWAIDGDGCFQMTNQELTTCALNNIPIKVAIINNGALGMVRQWQTLFYNQRYSNTVLHSGPNDVNPDAKGTRVPDFVKLSEAMGCYAIRCESPDDLDKVIEEANSVNDRPVVIDFIVHEDAMVWPMVAAGTSNDEILAARDVRPDFGDNEDD
- a CDS encoding putative bifunctional diguanylate cyclase/phosphodiesterase; its protein translation is MVAQLVLALVCAGYAVGSALGWGSPRLALIMGDFGLSAAAAIAAVSCFVYARRRIRFRLAWLLFALSSAMASLGNLVWGWYEIVLDQDVPSPSLADLFFLCFAPPAIVGLMVLAKRPATKAGWVCMVLDAWLIGGSLLTLSWSLALAQAAKFDGPSVAHAALSLAYPLLDIALVSMVLSLHFRRSTVNRSAANTAIGALALTVGCDALFTSPLMHSNYHSGQLLDAGWFAGSLLLAYAPWVRSGPGGPGGSDGHTRVVHEHRPGRQHPGGPGGPRPVPRQGRATVPGQGQPPAPGGDHSRYPATRPITGSLAALTPYLAAAVCTLGVLYNVLNGRSPDRVVLITAGGVVLALVVRQGIMLLDNITLTQELAQKENHFRSLVQGSSDVIMIAAPSGMLRYVSPAAAGVYGRSAEDLVGTELAHLIHPEDLGCVVHEVRRFLAASPGEEPTTRIECRFKSGDGGWLNVESTVNRHHGGLIFNSRDVTERVRLQAQLQHNAEHDPLTDLPNRALFTQRVQQALSGRRSTDRGTAVLFIDLDGFKAVNDTIGHQAGDELLVQAARRLHDAVRYGDTASRLGGDEFAALIVGDGTRDRAARERQIGELANRLRLTLSQPYDIGGNDVRVNASIGVAFAEPGLGAGELLRNADLAMYRAKASGKGRVELYAPQMQQDVVRKAELATRLRAALHDGEFALLHQPVVALESGRITSVSAQARWRSSQGVLFTPAEFLRVTGDSDKTAELDRWTLEEAVEQAAERAATGLAVPVAVRMSARRLLDRSLPLGSIETLLTRHGLPTGALEIELTDTDPRVSLDELERRLNAFRLLGVRIALDGFGSGYAPITALRRLPVDVLKLDRGLVEGVVESTKLRKITSGLLRIATDLGLPSVADGVDLPEQVVALRAMGCTHGQGMAFSGPLDEYRLRRALSTGRYPVPHGPAEPAFAGGGSGVYTSTGVPAVFGGGTALRSHNETPVPPT
- a CDS encoding 2-hydroxyacid dehydrogenase, translated to MTADVWLPIPPEEIEGLPEGPDYLFWNGDQDYPGDPADCAFYVVPYMKSVEVCVRPLPEMTRVQVLQTLSAGVDNVQPGLGHLRPGVRLCNARGVHEASTGELTLALILASLRGIPDFVRAQDKGEWRGGFRPALADKSALIVGYGAIGAAIEDRLAPFELTRVARVARSERTTARGPVHPLTELPALLPEADIVILATPLTDQTRGLVDAEFLARMKDGALLVNVARGPVVDTTALLAELESGRLTAALDVTDPEPLPPGHPLWQAPGVLISPHVGGPTSAFRPRAERLLVAQLSRFMNQEPLRNVILTTGAVDA